Genomic DNA from Oryza sativa Japonica Group chromosome 5, ASM3414082v1:
gaaTAGAGAAAGAAATACTCTCAACAGTAATAATACCTGATCGCGTATATGGGTGTAGTACTGCTGTGTAACCCAAGGTACTCATAATATACTCCGACGTATATATAGCAATTCACTTGACTAAATGGCACCAACGTAAGAGGCGATTTCTCACAAATTGCACTGCTACCTATATACAAAAGCATCTTGCGCTGACACCACTTCCTTCCGCTGTTTGTTGAGATCAGTCTATTACGATAAAAGACTAGAACTGGCAGTACGAAACGAGCTCATAAATCctatttacattttttttcttgcagaCCGTCAATCGTAAGAAGCTTTTGAGCCCAAACTCCAAAATTTTCTGCATGATGTTCCTACTACAAAATAACAATTTCCTCACAGCAATTTGCAGTCCTAGTCGTCCCATAACCCTGCAAAATATTAGGAAACATGACCGCATAATTTGTAAGAAACAACAAAATGTTGTGACCAAACATGATCTAGGGGCAACAAGGCAAAATTTTGTTACCTTAGTCAATGACCTCCATGCCATCTGATAACTCTACGGACAAACTGACGGTTCTCCTGGAACGCTTGCGTAAGTTATAAACAACGAGCTGTAAAGGCAAAAAGTATATTTGTCAACAGAAATGTAATCCTGACTTTTTGGGTTTATCTGAAACCAAAAGAGTTTCATTGATTAATATTTGAACTATTCAACTCAAATTCGAAAATGCTGCAAGACAGTACATTAGTGAAAACAACCAATGTACTTTGGTCTTGGCTGCTATGGATAGAATTTATTTATCTACTTCTTAGGATACGCAATTTCCTTTATCTACTGTAGTTGTTTTACCTACAATTGGGGCAATATTTACGCTCTTCATTGAAACATAACCAATTGATATCAGGCCTGAAAAATTCATTTTCAAAAATGGTGAAAAGAAAGATTCCCATGGCTTAGTCAAACAGATTTGGAATACTCTGCATTCTGAAACAAAAGTAATTAATAGGGTGCAGTTTAAAATTAgactttatgaaaaaaaaactctcaagGGTTGGAACGTGAGTGTCGATgctaaacagaaaaaaaatggttaatGAATATAATGTTTTGGGTAGACAATCTGAGAGACGTTTTATCTGTCGATGATAATATAGAATGAAAGAAATCACCCAGGAATTTCTTCAATTCGGGAGTCCGGAAAGATGAAGGATAGATAGAGATCTAGAGAGAAAGATATCCTAGTGAGAGACCATAATGCTGCTCTTCTCAGAGGAAAAAGAAGCAAACAATTAAAATGCTGCATGGGCCTGAGGGACTGGTATATGATAACAAAAGATATGATACCAATTGCAGTTGAACCTTGATTAAATATGTCTCTAGCTGAtaacttcttgaataagactGAAAAATATCATGGAGAAAAACTGCTTCTTAAAGTCTCCTTTTACTTAAGTAGATATGTATCCCCATCCATCCCTTTTCAGTCATTAAGTTTCCAAAATGGGCTATCAAAGCTATCAACGGACACATGGCATGGCATTTTTGGGCAATCATTAAGGTCATCACAAGTATCGCCTTTCCAATTGGGGTACggtatgaaaagaaaagaagtgcCCAAACCTGCAAGACCTGAATCTTATCTCTTGGCTTCTTCGATCAAAGGTACCATTTAGATAGGGATAAGATTTCACGGCAGGTAATAGATTATAAGTATGATGTCTTGGTCCTTTCCTCTCTCGTTTATTCTGTACTAGAACTATATGTTGCAGGATCTAACTTGTTCTCATTTTAGTTTCTGCTCGTGTCAGTCGCGATTAAACAATGTTCTAGTGTGCTAAGAATGTAAGAATGGTAAACTGAAGAAAATTGTTTCATTTCCATTAAAAAATGGAACACAGGTTTTTCCCTTTTGATCTAAAAACATCCAAAACTAAAACTATTAGAAAATATCCATCGAATATGCAAACCTCTGCTGATTCTGTAGTTGAAAGTGCAGAATCACCTGCCAGTCTCACCCggttgtatatttttttagaacattACTTTTGTCAAGTTTTAATTTCGTGAAATGCACTAAAAAACTGCAGTTTTTTTTATGAGAAATTTATACTATAAGATAGTATATGtgccaaaaaaaataagttGTACTAAAAAACCACAAAGCAATGTGCTAATTTCAATAAAAGCTTACCTCAACATCTACTTTGGAGTTCAAGTTGATTCCCTTCTCAAAGTGCTTCTCACATACATCTAGCAGAACATCTTCAAACTAAAAAGAAATAGCTCAAGTCACTTAAAATAAATTCCCACAAGTCTTGCATTTATAAGGACAACGTATTTTTACCTGAGCTGTGGTTGAAATGGACTCTTGCTGACAATGAAATATGACATCGCCCATTCTAATTCCATTTCTCTCAGCAGGAGAACCATTGGATACCTAGAATCAAGTTAAAAACATAGGAACAGTCTGTATCTGTGCTAAAAAAGTTAGCTTCAGAAAATCACactagatttgattaaattatcgTAAATCCACCTTTTCAAGCATCTATTTCATATTGCTACACTTGGACTATTGTGATTATTTCAAAAGATTGGTCCCACTTGTTGGACTCACAAAGTCACAAGTCACAAGCCTACTGATAGTCAAATGAAAAAAGGCTGGGCTGGTGAGAGCTATTGGTTGGTCCAGCTCATCAGAAATGATCCGAACAATTAAAAGTGTAGTAGTGTGTGTAAGATAGAAATGTAGTTTgctaaatatagaaaaaaaaagcataacaTGCCTACAGTTTGCAGAGCTTATCATTAGAAAACTTGGAGAAAGGGGTATACCTTTGCTACAATCAGGCCAGAACTAATACCATAAACACGAGACAGATTCTCTAAATGTGATATATCCAGAAAATTCACAGTCAGCTTCAAACCCAAATGAGGTCGACCAAGTTTCCTACACCAAATTATCATCAATTTATTAGATTCGAACAAATGGAATTAGTTAAATTAAGAATCAtagatgaaaataaaaaaataaaaatatttcacatTTGTTACAATTTTCATATCAAAACACTATCAAATAAATCAGACACGAGCaagcaataaataaataaataacaatTAGGCTACGATTTGCTCTAAATGCAactttgtctcttttttttgtagagataaatatatatgcaaGAATTGAGCAAATAAGTTTTGAAGACTACTCTCTACTTACTCCTAATCATTTATAAGAATTCAAAAACTTTAGAAACAGTCAAGAATCAAAATACCTGAACTTTTTCCATAATGCGAAGCACTTCAGAATAAGAGAGCTTGGAATAAAAGCAACATTGGGTAAAGCATATAATACCATACTCACAATATTCCTATTAAAATTTGTCAGTGCTCCTCCATTGCAGTCCTGAATAAAATTAGCAATGAAGTTATACTAAACAATCTTATCTAAATAATAATAAAGGAATCAGATAATTGCTTATATTATCACCTCACAGTCCGAAGCATCAATGAATAAATAATGGTTCTTTTGGTGTTCACAAGGGTCCATTGCCACTATTGTTGTTCGTCTACAGATCAAATCAAGATTTTTGTCCCTGGCTAGCACACAAGCTTCACTGCCAAATTCCAACTCAGTATCTAACAACGCGACTTGTAGATCCAATGCCCCATTGACCTTAAAAAAGACAATCTCATAGTGTTTGCTAAAGTAGAGCAATTCCATCTCAGAAGTAGTCCCATCCAATAGGTGAGCAATCatctgaaaagaaaatattgtgATTTGAAGTAAATGACATTCACAAAAGATGATTACATGAGAATACAAAAGTAGAACAAATTATGAGTCTTGAGAACAATGGTGAAAACAAACAGAAAAAACAAGAAATAaaatcctgcaatcaacaactATAGGTAAAAACATCCAAAAGACTTCTGTGAAAAATTAGTAAATTCCTAGCCAGGGATGCCAGGGATTAATATTTGTGAAACATTTGGTGAATGCATGAGCTGAACAACTATATTGGGCAGTCAATGAGTACGCTACAAGACTACACTTGGATTGGAAATCTTCACTGGTAACCAAGTTAGCCATGTAAAAATGTTTAGCGCATAATGTGCTCAAGATCATGAGAAGGCAGATTGTTCGCCTTCGTGGGCAACCATGTTAGCCGTGAAAAAAAGCTTAGGGCTTAGTGTGTTCAAGAGTGAGTGCAAACTGTTTGTGCATACTGCTAGCCATGCAAAATATCCAGTAGTTATGCTGAAAAGAACTTCAAAGATAGTCAGAATGTGCCATTGTGATAATTTGCTCAGCAACTGAGAAAGGTTAATTGGAAAGATTTGTAGTGCAGCCAACTGTGAGGCCATGGAGCTACATAcctcgttttccgttagcaccgcttttcaaactgttaaatgatgcgtttttttaaaaaagattctACATAATAGTTGTTTAAAAaagcaaataaatccatttttcaaatttataatagttacttcctccgtttcatattataagactttctagcattactcacattcatatatatgttaatgaatctagacatatgtgtgcctagattcattaacatccatatgaatgtggacaatgctagaaagtcttataacctgaaacggaggtagtaatacttaattaatcatgtgctaataaggTTTCTCATTTTGCGTGCAACAGAAATCCATCTCCAACACGGGAGATCGAACGGGGCCTAAGATGGGCAAGACCTGGCAGTAGCTGCGTGCATTCAAAGACTTTGTATATTATGTTTTAATACATAGAAATAGTGGGTGTAGATTGTTAGTTTGTCTTGACGGGGTATCAAATTAGCATTATGTATtcacagttttttttatttgaaagatCGCTACATATTAGATTTTGTATGTGTGACCTTGTGTGTATGTGGATGTGGGAGGGGCACTAATTCATTTCACTGAACTGCTTAGGTAAAGTTTGTATCTATTAGGAAGCTGCATTTTCTATGAAATTTCTAAGCATTCTTAACTTCAACCAATAACCATAATAAATGCAACAGaaatgtataaaaaaattcacCAAAAATCATTACTCGCCACAGGTATACTATTCGTATCATCAATAACCAAAGTACAAAGGCTGAGAGAAAATAGAGCACCACAAAGTAAGGCGAAATTACAGTATCAAGGAAACACTAAGAAGCAAAACCTAAGCTCAACAGAAGAATACTGAGCAAACGTCCAAGAAGTAATGTTGTTCACAAATTTACCTTGGTGTTGGGATAGTAGATACTGTTATCCTGTGACTCCTCATTGCATAGGATTTGTGAAGAGGTGACAAGAGTGGCAGATTTACTGACTTCATCCCACTCGATGATGATACCCGTGCAGCGATAGATTTCTTTCTCATCTGTATATCAATAAAAACTTAGCAAATTTAGTGATATGTGCATATGGATAAAGTAACTAAGAATGTATACCGGAGAGAAAAAAAGGTAATACCATGAGTCGATGAAAGGCTCAGCACTGATTTTGCTACACCCAGAACTGCTCTCTTCTGATTTAGATTATGCCAATCGGcaatattttgataataatcGGACTGCTTGAGTGTGGGCAACTGTTCTAGACGAGCTAAATATATATAGACAAAGATTGTGTCATCAAAAGATTACATGCATTATAACTGTTTATGAAACTCAGTGAAAAATAGCTCACAGGATGACAGTAACTCTAAGGCCAAGCTTATAGATGTTTTGAGAAATAGTCAATTGTTGTTTTAGGTAGTAAGCAAAATTGAACGTATGGGGAAAAGTGGAGCACTTTTATACCTTTTTTTTCCTGGTACTTGAAAAACTGCCTGTGGTAGAGATCCACTGCTGCCACATCGGAGTTATAATAAACCATTGGTCGACGGAGAGGAGAGCTGTACTCAGATGAGGAGTCAGCAGCATCCCTCTCAGCCGCAGCGGTGGTACTGCCCTCGCCCATGGCCAACGGTGATAGTGGTGTGGTCTGTTGAAAATATAGTCattaatcggcatattttaatccaagaaaatgaaacaatgatcatggcataagcagtgtagggtgatcttaacataaccagtagcatactatgcgcatcatgaatgtcaggaacaggaacataccagtaacgcgataacatgctagaggcatcatgtagaacaggaacaagaacatagcgcacatagtatagcgctaacaatgggaacaggaatagcgctaacagcagtagcaggaggagaagattataccccgagaatggccctccgctggatggtgaggcagaattgcctccgttgttgtagtcgttcacggcacctcctcctggcgcaccagctccggatccagatccagctcctgtcggcggcggcgtaccacctccgccagcagtggcggcagcaactccagacatggcgatgagcagtcgtgcgggaggcactcccaaaaaacctgatcacccgcctacccggtgcagatctcaggcgaaggtgtggtttcggaggcactactccttccaatctctcgtgcgcgcaagagatcagaagcggggaagcgagagcaactcaggcgcggagaaggagaaactaacaccgggaaagaagcgaagaagtcggatcggactcgcggcctccttatctatcaggagaaagaacgtggacgcgctgttgcggagggaatcgtgggaacgtgggttagtggctgcaaaaggatagcgacgtgacgcacgcacgccagccgccagccagccacgccacgccacgcctcgccctcgccccggcccggcccggcccggcgcgcgcgtgtggcattccgacccccacctcaactggtcaacagggagcctctaataactccctatttaggttgagatatttctcgcttaaatcctgaggtggtattattatcctcaacatttattatgggcctttgagatttaatattataaattgggcctagcccaattattttaacaatccccaccaaatttcaaggctcataagaaatgttcccaatgttgtgcctgtttgatataccagggttttggtggagactgtcaagttgaacttccacctaggaaatgagctacatcagaccacaactgaacaatggactatgccttgaattgtaagttttgtgtgatcaggtttcactcagaaccttgactggtactgggctgtcgttcgcatcccctctgtttggagcatataagtcaaactccaggcctttcatgagtatctagagattgcCCAAACCttatagactgtgactagcagtcgaactcatataggtgtgttccttctgagatgttctgcaggtcaacatctctgcttggaaaagccactcggatcacattaagacataagccatcctaccatgcaggaaagaagagaagcacatcatgaaaatgagcccttttcaagggtctcttctctcagtcacacaatagtttgtttcaccatccaaattcacgggatctccgatcacaatggacaggtttccactattatgcaaccttaggtgggtatcaagcccatttccctcgatgcactgtctatcacattacgtggtagccccttggtaaactgatctgccagatttctagccgtttggacatagtccaatgctatcactccggagtttttctgctttctgaaagatttcagtcttctcttgatgtgtctagatgacttcatgttgtcctttgaactgttcactttaataatcactgtttgattatcgcagttcattaggatagctggcactggtttttcaaccaccggcaaatccatcaggagttcacgaagccactcggcctcaactgtcgcagtatctagtgctgtaag
This window encodes:
- the LOC112939020 gene encoding putative protease Do-like 14 → MGEGSTTAAAERDAADSSSEYSSPLRRPMVYYNSDVAAVDLYHRQFFKYQEKKDEKEIYRCTGIIIEWDEVSKSATLVTSSQILCNEESQDNSIYYPNTKMIAHLLDGTTSEMELLYFSKHYEIVFFKVNGALDLQVALLDTELEFGSEACVLARDKNLDLICRRTTIVAMDPCEHQKNHYLFIDASDCEDCNGGALTNFNRNIVSMVLYALPNVAFIPSSLILKCFALWKKFRKLGRPHLGLKLTVNFLDISHLENLSRVYGISSGLIVAKVSNGSPAERNGIRMGDVIFHCQQESISTTAQFEDVLLDVCEKHFEKGINLNSKVDVELVVYNLRKRSRRTVSLSVELSDGMEVID